A section of the Macaca thibetana thibetana isolate TM-01 chromosome 10, ASM2454274v1, whole genome shotgun sequence genome encodes:
- the BIK gene encoding bcl-2-interacting killer isoform X2 has protein sequence MLSFCPKGEMSGVRPISRDTLMETLLYEQLLEPLTMEVLGVTDPEEDLDPMEDFDPLECMEDSDMLALRLACIGDEMDVSLRAPRLAQLSEVAMHSLGLAFIYDQIDDIRDVLRSFMDGFTTLRENIMRFWRSPNPRSWVSREQVLLVLLLLLALLLALLSGGLHLLLK, from the exons ATGCTGTCTTTTTGCCCCAAAGGAGAAATGTCTGGAGTAAGACCCATCTCCAGAGACACCCTGATGGAGACCCTCCTGTATGAGCAGCTCCTGGAACCCCTAACCATGGAGGTTCTTGGTGTCACTGACCCTGAAGAGGACCTGGACCCTATGGAGGACTTCGATCCTTTGGAGTGTATGGAGGACAG TGACATGTTGGCCCTGCGGCTGGCCTGCATCGGGGACGAGATGGATGTGAGCCTCAGGGCCCCGCGCCTGGCCCAGCTCTCTGAGGTGGCCATGCACAG CCTGGGTCTGGCTTTCATCTACGACCAGATAGACGACATCAGGGATGTTCTTAGAAGTTTCATGGATGGTTTCACCACCCTTAGGGAGAACATAATGAGGTTCTGGAGATCCCCGAATCCCAGGTCCTGG GTGTCCCGTGAACAggtgctgctggtgctgctgctgctgctggcactGCTGCTGGCGCTGCTCAGCGGGGGCCTGCACCTGCTGCTCAAGTGA
- the BIK gene encoding bcl-2-interacting killer isoform X1, with amino-acid sequence MLSFCPKGEMSGVRPISRDTLMETLLYEQLLEPLTMEVLGVTDPEEDLDPMEDFDPLECMEDSDMLALRLACIGDEMDVSLRAPRLAQLSEVAMHSLGLAFIYDQIDDIRDVLRSFMDGFTTLRENIMRFWRSPNPRSWVRALEIPDPDLLCGQWGLSELLLRAPQSPSLPVICCVIIVHIRLVP; translated from the exons ATGCTGTCTTTTTGCCCCAAAGGAGAAATGTCTGGAGTAAGACCCATCTCCAGAGACACCCTGATGGAGACCCTCCTGTATGAGCAGCTCCTGGAACCCCTAACCATGGAGGTTCTTGGTGTCACTGACCCTGAAGAGGACCTGGACCCTATGGAGGACTTCGATCCTTTGGAGTGTATGGAGGACAG TGACATGTTGGCCCTGCGGCTGGCCTGCATCGGGGACGAGATGGATGTGAGCCTCAGGGCCCCGCGCCTGGCCCAGCTCTCTGAGGTGGCCATGCACAG CCTGGGTCTGGCTTTCATCTACGACCAGATAGACGACATCAGGGATGTTCTTAGAAGTTTCATGGATGGTTTCACCACCCTTAGGGAGAACATAATGAGGTTCTGGAGATCCCCGAATCCCAGGTCCTGGGTAAGAGCCTTAGAGATTCCTGACCCTGATTTGCTCTGCGGCCAGTGGGGGCTGTCAGAGCTGCTCCTCAGGGCGCCACAGTCCCCATCACTCCCTGTCATCTGCTGTGTCATCATTGTCCACATCCGCCTGGTCCCATAG